The Primulina tabacum isolate GXHZ01 chromosome 16, ASM2559414v2, whole genome shotgun sequence genome window below encodes:
- the LOC142529492 gene encoding protein EARLY RESPONSIVE TO DEHYDRATION 15-like encodes MALVSGRRSSLNPNARPFIPAAVRQVEDFSPEWWNLVNTSTWFHDYWISQHQGGEDFAENDCFVGDDVIELLPDNIDLGVDEDVLNMEAQFEEFLQLAESGHGNKAIKGVSENGFISNSEALVRSIGMPKERDLKSPREPMRFWEKTAKHVSPKHSPRFIQQPR; translated from the exons ATGGCTTTGGTATCTGGAAGAAGGTCATCACTCAATCCAAATGCACGGCCTTTCATCCCAGCCGCGGTGCGGCAAGTGGAGGATTTCTCACCAGAGTGGTGGAACCTCGTGAACACATCGACTTGGTTCCACGACTACTGGATCAGTCAACACCAAGGAGGAGAAGATTTCGCGGAGAATGATTGTTTCGTCGGGGACGATGTCATTGAATTGTTGCCTGATAACATTGACCTGGGTGTGGATGAAGATGTACTAAACATGGAAGCGCAGTTTGAGGAATTTCTCCAATTGGCCGAGTCTGGCCATGGGAACAAGGCGATCAAGGGAGTGTCTGAAAATG gtttcatttcaaattcggaGGCGCTTGTGAGGAGTATCGGCATGCCCAAAGAGAGAGACCTGAAGTCCCCGAGGGAGCCAATGAGGTTCTGGGAAAAAACAGCCAAGCATGTTAGCCCGAAACACAGCCCTCGATTCATTCAGCAGCCTCGCTGA